In the Thermococcus sp. MAR1 genome, one interval contains:
- the upp gene encoding uracil phosphoribosyltransferase → MIEDKRWKGVYSFEDSPFIMEILTELRDERTGPIAFRKGLVKLGRYMAYELTKTMETETVPIKTPLEETVGTIVKDRRNVVIITVLRAAIPLMEGLIKVLDHARVGIVSASRGKAPKFEIEMKYVKVPQIKPEDTVIIADPMIATGSTLIRVLEEVKKYGKAKRYVIVGVLAAPEGISRIKEAHPEVEMFVAAIDRELNDHGYILPGLGDAGDRAFGAPIKV, encoded by the coding sequence ATGATAGAGGATAAACGGTGGAAGGGTGTTTACTCCTTCGAGGACTCCCCGTTCATCATGGAGATTCTGACGGAGCTTCGCGATGAGAGAACCGGGCCGATAGCCTTCAGAAAGGGGCTCGTCAAACTCGGCCGCTACATGGCATACGAGCTGACCAAGACGATGGAAACTGAGACGGTTCCGATAAAAACGCCGCTTGAAGAAACCGTTGGAACGATAGTCAAAGACAGGAGAAACGTCGTCATAATCACCGTTCTCCGCGCGGCGATTCCCCTCATGGAGGGCCTCATAAAGGTTCTCGACCACGCAAGGGTTGGAATAGTCTCAGCATCGCGTGGAAAGGCCCCGAAGTTCGAGATAGAGATGAAGTACGTCAAGGTGCCGCAGATTAAGCCGGAGGATACGGTTATCATAGCGGATCCGATGATAGCAACCGGTTCAACGCTCATCAGGGTTCTCGAAGAGGTCAAGAAGTACGGAAAGGCCAAGCGCTACGTCATAGTTGGGGTTCTCGCGGCTCCAGAGGGAATAAGCAGGATAAAAGAAGCCCACCCGGAGGTCGAGATGTTCGTGGCGGCCATAGACAGGGAGCTCAACGACCACGGCTACATACTCCCCGGCCTCGGCGATGCCGGCGACAGGGCCTTCGGTGCGCCGATTAAGGTTTGA
- a CDS encoding MATE family efflux transporter produces the protein MKSEKIGKMREEILTGPIEKTLLVLAGPLIVNNLVQVIYNITDTFWLGKLGREALSAPGVTWPIIGTLMALGMGFTTAGFAFVGQYIGAGEYKKANRSAGALYSLMLFFATATAIIGTLLLPYALHFMKVSENVYPYSLTYATIIFLGIPFSFTFMAFGALVRATGDTKTPVKITLLTVAINIILDPILIFGWLGFPKLGVAGAAIATVFANSVGAFIGLYLLFTDRVGLSLSLESLKPDFEFYKKIFKVGLPSSIGQSANSFGFVILTRIIFGFGDVTYAAYVITTRLVNFLTSISRGISMAMGTMIAQNVGAENYERAKRIAERTMVINFTIASLAILIIGVFRVEIFRVFLNDPAVIQESEIVMKYFLISVPFFNGIFIVVNRTFSSAGHTKKSMALGIFRLWGLRIPLSYAFGYIGAITILGISIPLARLFDFTSKGVFFGMGMSNFLAGIVALAWFLRGTWMRRIIEEKSKTEPGKATA, from the coding sequence ATGAAGAGCGAGAAAATCGGGAAGATGCGCGAAGAGATACTAACCGGGCCCATAGAGAAAACCCTCCTCGTTCTGGCGGGCCCGCTTATCGTTAACAACCTAGTCCAGGTTATCTACAACATCACGGACACGTTTTGGTTAGGCAAACTCGGGAGGGAAGCGCTTTCTGCTCCAGGCGTTACCTGGCCGATAATCGGAACCCTCATGGCGCTGGGCATGGGCTTCACTACTGCCGGTTTCGCCTTCGTCGGGCAGTACATCGGGGCGGGAGAGTACAAGAAGGCCAACCGCTCGGCTGGGGCCCTTTACTCACTCATGCTATTCTTCGCGACGGCAACTGCCATAATCGGAACGCTCCTCCTACCGTATGCGCTGCACTTCATGAAGGTCAGCGAGAACGTCTATCCATACTCTCTCACATACGCTACGATAATATTCCTCGGCATCCCATTTTCCTTCACCTTCATGGCCTTTGGAGCGCTCGTGAGGGCAACTGGGGACACGAAAACACCGGTCAAGATAACCCTTCTCACGGTGGCGATAAACATAATCCTCGATCCGATACTCATATTCGGCTGGCTGGGCTTCCCGAAGCTGGGAGTTGCAGGGGCCGCAATAGCGACGGTCTTTGCAAACTCGGTTGGAGCCTTCATAGGCCTCTACCTTCTCTTCACCGATAGGGTTGGGCTGAGCCTGAGCCTTGAGAGCCTCAAGCCGGATTTTGAGTTCTACAAGAAGATATTCAAGGTTGGCCTGCCGTCGAGCATCGGCCAGTCCGCGAACAGCTTCGGCTTCGTCATCCTTACTAGGATAATCTTCGGCTTCGGCGACGTCACCTACGCGGCCTACGTCATAACCACCAGGCTGGTGAACTTCCTCACGAGCATCTCTCGCGGCATAAGCATGGCCATGGGAACGATGATAGCACAGAACGTCGGGGCGGAGAACTACGAAAGGGCAAAAAGAATAGCCGAGAGGACTATGGTCATAAACTTCACAATAGCGAGCCTTGCGATACTGATAATCGGGGTCTTCCGCGTCGAGATATTCCGCGTGTTCCTCAATGACCCTGCCGTCATCCAGGAGAGCGAGATAGTTATGAAGTACTTCCTCATTTCGGTGCCCTTCTTCAACGGAATCTTCATAGTCGTGAACAGAACCTTCAGCTCGGCAGGCCACACCAAGAAGAGCATGGCCCTTGGAATATTCCGCCTCTGGGGGCTGAGGATTCCGCTCAGCTACGCCTTCGGATACATCGGGGCCATAACAATCCTCGGAATCTCCATACCTCTCGCGAGGCTCTTCGACTTCACGAGCAAGGGAGTATTCTTCGGCATGGGAATGAGCAACTTCTTAGCTGGAATAGTTGCCCTCGCCTGGTTCCTGCGTGGCACATGGATGAGACGGATAATCGAAGAAAAATCAAAAACCGAGCCCGGGAAGGCCACGGCTTAA
- a CDS encoding MATE family efflux transporter yields the protein MRREVEAMREQIISGPIVRTLIVLAYPLIVNQLVQVLYNLTDTFWLGKLGREELAAPGTAWPLVWFFMAIGMGFATAGFAFVSQYVGAREYEKANRAAGALYSLMMFFALGVGIFGVLSAPYLLGFMNVSDTVYPYALNYTRVIFAGIPFAFTLFAFNFLLRAIGDTKTPVKINIATVLLNLILDPFLIFGWGPFPELGVVGAAVATMFSNSLGSLVGGYLLFRGKVGIHLTVEGLKPDWPFYKRIFRVGIPSSVGSSTTALGFVILTRIIFTLGGQFGEADVAFATYSITNRLTNFMFAFSDGMSMAMGTMVGQTVGAKLYERAKTIAEKTMAINFAILSVGTLLFAFFRVEIFSFFINDPAIIAESAKVVKYFSASLPFFGIFSAVNNVFQSSGHTKKSMLLSMLRLWGLRLPLSYGLGILVRDTAGMWLGMGLSNVLGAVVALAWFLTGSWMERIIEESASAS from the coding sequence ATGAGGCGTGAAGTAGAGGCGATGCGGGAGCAGATCATCAGCGGGCCTATAGTCAGGACCCTCATCGTGCTAGCCTATCCTCTAATCGTAAACCAGCTCGTTCAGGTTCTTTACAACCTCACCGACACGTTCTGGCTTGGAAAGCTCGGAAGGGAGGAGCTGGCGGCACCGGGGACGGCGTGGCCCCTGGTGTGGTTCTTCATGGCCATAGGGATGGGCTTTGCAACGGCAGGCTTCGCCTTCGTCAGCCAGTACGTCGGTGCAAGGGAGTACGAGAAGGCAAACCGCGCCGCGGGAGCGCTCTACTCTCTTATGATGTTCTTTGCCCTCGGGGTTGGAATATTCGGTGTCCTCTCCGCCCCGTACCTCCTCGGGTTCATGAACGTTAGCGATACGGTCTATCCCTACGCACTCAACTACACCCGCGTCATCTTCGCCGGGATACCCTTCGCCTTCACGCTCTTCGCCTTCAACTTCCTCCTGAGGGCTATAGGCGACACCAAAACACCGGTTAAGATAAACATAGCCACCGTGCTTCTCAATCTGATCCTGGACCCCTTCCTGATATTCGGCTGGGGGCCGTTTCCGGAACTTGGAGTCGTCGGTGCCGCGGTAGCCACGATGTTCTCCAACAGCCTCGGCTCGCTCGTCGGCGGATACCTCCTCTTCAGGGGGAAGGTCGGGATACACCTCACGGTGGAAGGCCTGAAGCCAGACTGGCCATTCTACAAGCGCATCTTCCGCGTTGGCATACCCTCAAGCGTTGGTTCGTCAACCACAGCCCTCGGCTTCGTCATACTCACGAGGATAATCTTCACCCTCGGCGGTCAGTTCGGCGAGGCCGATGTGGCCTTCGCGACCTACTCCATAACCAACAGGCTCACCAACTTCATGTTCGCCTTCTCGGACGGCATGAGCATGGCGATGGGGACAATGGTGGGTCAGACCGTTGGGGCAAAGCTCTACGAGAGGGCCAAGACCATAGCCGAGAAGACGATGGCGATAAACTTTGCCATCCTGAGCGTCGGGACGCTCCTCTTCGCCTTCTTCCGCGTGGAGATATTCAGCTTTTTCATCAACGACCCGGCGATAATAGCCGAGAGCGCTAAGGTCGTTAAGTACTTCTCCGCATCGCTGCCTTTCTTCGGCATATTCTCCGCTGTAAACAATGTCTTCCAGAGCTCCGGCCACACCAAGAAGAGCATGCTCCTCAGCATGCTCCGCCTCTGGGGGTTAAGGCTTCCCCTCAGCTACGGCCTCGGAATCCTCGTGAGGGACACCGCCGGAATGTGGCTGGGGATGGGTCTGAGCAACGTTCTCGGCGCGGTTGTTGCTCTCGCCTGGTTCCTGACCGGGAGCTGGATGGAAAGGATAATCGAGGAATCGGCGAGCGCATCATAA
- a CDS encoding type II toxin-antitoxin system VapC family toxin encodes MRFIDANVFLYALIRPRPGIPDEVIERKKKAQEILRRIEKGEKVVTTVVHLSEVANIIEAKVNLTTAIEFVEELLTAQNVKVLAVTPEEYLKADIIASEKRISVNDALAYLKMKELGLEEIYTFDRHFVHLDVKVLP; translated from the coding sequence ATGAGGTTCATAGATGCCAACGTTTTCTTGTATGCCCTGATTAGACCAAGGCCCGGTATTCCAGATGAAGTCATAGAAAGAAAAAAGAAGGCACAGGAGATTTTGAGGAGAATAGAAAAAGGTGAAAAAGTCGTCACTACCGTTGTTCATTTAAGCGAGGTCGCTAACATCATCGAGGCGAAGGTAAATTTAACCACCGCAATTGAGTTCGTAGAAGAACTGCTAACCGCCCAAAACGTCAAGGTTTTAGCAGTTACTCCTGAGGAATATTTAAAAGCCGATATAATAGCGTCCGAAAAAAGGATAAGCGTAAATGACGCCCTTGCATACCTGAAGATGAAAGAGCTAGGATTGGAGGAGATATATACCTTCGACAGACACTTTGTACACCTCGATGTCAAAGTCTTGCCGTGA
- a CDS encoding AbrB/MazE/SpoVT family DNA-binding domain-containing protein, whose amino-acid sequence MAVVEVKRIDPQGRLVIPKSWRERWGNEVIVIELEDKIEIIPRKRPRLSRFFDIIDAEIKGTDLEKELLESLY is encoded by the coding sequence ATGGCTGTTGTGGAAGTTAAAAGAATTGATCCCCAGGGAAGACTCGTCATACCAAAATCCTGGCGTGAGAGGTGGGGAAATGAAGTAATCGTTATCGAGCTTGAGGACAAGATCGAGATAATCCCCCGAAAGAGACCAAGACTCTCTAGGTTCTTCGATATAATAGACGCGGAAATAAAAGGAACCGACCTGGAAAAGGAACTACTGGAAAGCCTTTACTGA
- the ppsA gene encoding phosphoenolpyruvate synthase yields MSEYKFIKWFEELGKGDVALVGGKGANLGEMTNAGIPVPPGFCVTAEAYKYFVENVKLEDGKTLQEWIMGVIAETNVDDSKQLQENTAKIRQKIIELPMPAEIAGEIERAYKELSQRFNKDAVYVAVRSSATAEDLPEASFAGQQETYLDVYGVDDVIDKVKKCWASLWTARATFYRAKQGFDHSKVYLSAVVQKMVNSKTSGVMFTANPVTNNRNEIMINASWGLGEAVVSGSVSPDEYIVEKGTWKIKEKYIAKKEVMVVRNPETGKGTIYVKVADYLGPEWVEKQVLTEEQIIEVAKIGAKIEEHYGWPQDIEWAYDADDGKLYIVQSRPITTLKEAETAQEAAEVEEAEVILKGLGASPGIGAGRVVVIFEADEIDKVKEGDVLVTTMTNPDMVPAMKRASAIVTDEGGRTSHAAIVSRELGIPAVVGTKEATKKLKTGDYVTVDGTRGVVYKGIVKSLVEKKEEEKATGQVVVAGAPLVTATKVKVNVSMPEVAERAAATGADGVGLLRAEHMILTIGKHPVKFIKEGKEEELVEKLADGIRTVASAFYPRPVWYRTLDAPTNEFKEMPGGEDEPDERNPMLGWRGIRRSLDQVELLKAEFKAIKKVVEEGYDNIGVMLPLVANPEQIRKAKEIARSVGLEPHKDVEWGIMIEVPAAALIIEDLIKEGLDFVSFGTNDLTQYTLAIDRDNDRIAYLYDEKHPAVLKLIENVIKVAKKYGVETSICGQAGSDPKMAKILVRLGIDSISANPDAVELIRKTVAQEEQKLILEAARKRLFE; encoded by the coding sequence ATGAGCGAATACAAGTTTATAAAGTGGTTTGAGGAACTCGGAAAGGGCGACGTCGCTCTTGTTGGCGGAAAGGGTGCCAACCTTGGAGAAATGACCAACGCCGGCATTCCGGTTCCGCCCGGCTTCTGTGTTACCGCCGAGGCATACAAGTACTTCGTCGAGAACGTCAAGCTTGAGGACGGAAAGACCCTCCAGGAGTGGATTATGGGTGTCATCGCCGAGACCAACGTCGATGACTCCAAGCAGCTCCAGGAGAACACCGCCAAGATCAGGCAGAAGATAATCGAGCTCCCGATGCCGGCAGAGATAGCCGGAGAGATCGAGAGGGCCTATAAGGAGCTCTCTCAGAGATTCAACAAGGATGCGGTTTATGTTGCCGTCCGCTCATCTGCCACCGCTGAGGACCTCCCGGAGGCCAGCTTCGCCGGCCAGCAGGAGACCTACCTCGACGTCTACGGCGTTGACGACGTCATAGACAAGGTCAAGAAGTGCTGGGCCAGCCTCTGGACCGCTCGCGCTACCTTCTACAGGGCCAAGCAGGGCTTCGACCACAGCAAGGTCTACCTCTCAGCGGTCGTCCAGAAGATGGTCAACAGCAAGACCAGCGGTGTTATGTTCACCGCCAATCCGGTCACCAACAACAGGAACGAGATCATGATCAACGCCAGCTGGGGCCTCGGTGAGGCCGTCGTCAGCGGCAGTGTTTCTCCTGACGAGTACATCGTCGAGAAGGGCACCTGGAAGATAAAGGAGAAGTACATCGCCAAGAAGGAGGTCATGGTCGTCCGCAACCCGGAGACCGGCAAGGGCACCATCTACGTCAAGGTCGCCGACTACCTCGGCCCGGAGTGGGTTGAGAAGCAGGTCCTCACAGAGGAGCAGATCATAGAGGTCGCCAAGATCGGTGCCAAGATAGAGGAGCACTACGGCTGGCCGCAGGACATCGAGTGGGCCTACGACGCCGACGACGGCAAGCTCTACATCGTCCAGAGCAGGCCGATCACCACCCTCAAGGAGGCCGAGACCGCCCAGGAGGCCGCCGAAGTTGAGGAGGCCGAGGTCATCCTCAAGGGACTCGGTGCCTCACCGGGCATAGGTGCCGGAAGGGTCGTCGTCATCTTCGAGGCCGACGAGATCGACAAGGTCAAGGAGGGCGACGTTCTCGTCACCACCATGACCAACCCGGACATGGTTCCGGCCATGAAGAGGGCTTCAGCCATAGTTACTGACGAGGGCGGAAGAACCAGCCACGCCGCTATCGTCAGCCGTGAGCTCGGCATCCCGGCAGTCGTCGGTACCAAGGAGGCCACCAAGAAGCTCAAGACCGGCGACTACGTCACCGTTGACGGAACCAGGGGTGTTGTCTACAAGGGCATAGTCAAGAGCCTCGTCGAGAAGAAGGAGGAAGAGAAGGCCACAGGTCAGGTCGTCGTTGCCGGTGCTCCGCTCGTCACCGCCACCAAGGTCAAGGTCAACGTCTCCATGCCGGAGGTCGCTGAGCGCGCTGCAGCCACCGGCGCCGACGGTGTCGGTCTCCTCCGCGCCGAGCACATGATACTCACCATAGGCAAGCACCCGGTCAAGTTCATCAAGGAGGGCAAGGAGGAGGAGCTCGTCGAGAAGCTCGCCGACGGCATCAGGACCGTTGCTTCAGCGTTCTACCCGAGGCCTGTCTGGTACAGGACGCTTGATGCTCCGACCAACGAGTTCAAGGAGATGCCCGGCGGAGAGGACGAACCGGACGAGAGGAACCCGATGCTCGGCTGGCGCGGAATCAGGAGGAGCCTTGACCAGGTTGAGCTCCTAAAGGCTGAGTTCAAGGCCATCAAGAAGGTCGTCGAAGAGGGCTACGACAACATCGGCGTCATGCTCCCGCTCGTCGCCAACCCCGAGCAGATCAGGAAGGCCAAGGAGATAGCTCGCTCAGTCGGCCTTGAGCCGCACAAGGACGTCGAGTGGGGAATAATGATCGAGGTTCCGGCAGCGGCTCTCATCATCGAGGACCTCATCAAGGAGGGCCTCGACTTCGTCAGCTTCGGCACCAACGACCTCACCCAGTACACCCTCGCCATCGACAGGGACAACGACAGGATAGCATACCTCTACGACGAGAAGCACCCGGCGGTGCTCAAGCTCATCGAGAACGTCATCAAGGTCGCCAAGAAGTACGGCGTCGAGACCAGCATCTGCGGACAGGCAGGAAGCGACCCGAAGATGGCCAAGATCCTCGTCAGGCTCGGCATCGACAGCATCTCAGCCAACCCCGACGCGGTGGAGCTCATCAGGAAGACTGTCGCCCAGGAGGAGCAGAAGCTCATCCTTGAGGCGGCTCGCAAGAGGCTCTTCGAGTGA
- a CDS encoding glycosyltransferase family 39 protein — translation MGKNRTLGLIPFLAAMLVGIATFPSRNTLTYDGALYINIARNLAEDITNFTYQGVYMMYRPPLYPYTLSVFFRVTPMELHLTVARLVSLLSFGLTALLVYLLVVEMLGDRVKAIIASGFYIFNPLAFTMATRELVHSEFTLFYTLSLYMLYSGRKRGNITRIYLSFVSAGLAILTRYTGLSIFGVFLAYLWLVDDWKWVRKKEYWVGFLILAITLAPWLYMGHLYYGGALRPFSVASRVVTLDRPVSVSDYMKMLLQDIGYLLPLLALAGFFRIKKNDEGWLLVSWLFIGLAGILTVTHKETRFITFLSPAMGMLAAEGLFLLRDGIDLVLGKLRGKSPAGWKPFTVLFLGLILIAPVGLRAKGLKEDWNVVGRYDSEVLQYSSEHYHATTLLVSPYLYTMAGFYYPNARIEMIMYNNKTREKIANGYYDLIIHKNPNTYLNIITSGNYVKVEDFYDGKFEIFLRKDLLENQEH, via the coding sequence ATGGGAAAGAACAGAACACTGGGTCTGATTCCATTTCTGGCGGCGATGTTAGTGGGAATTGCAACGTTCCCATCAAGGAACACATTAACCTACGATGGCGCCCTTTACATAAACATAGCCCGCAATCTGGCCGAAGACATAACCAATTTTACGTATCAAGGAGTGTACATGATGTACAGGCCACCGCTGTATCCCTACACACTCTCGGTCTTCTTTCGAGTTACACCTATGGAACTCCACCTTACGGTAGCGAGATTGGTCTCCCTTTTGAGCTTTGGACTTACCGCACTTCTTGTTTACCTATTGGTTGTGGAGATGTTGGGTGATCGAGTAAAAGCTATCATAGCCTCTGGGTTCTATATATTCAATCCCCTCGCGTTTACAATGGCCACAAGGGAGCTAGTCCACAGCGAATTCACTCTGTTTTATACCCTATCCCTCTACATGCTTTACAGCGGAAGGAAAAGAGGAAATATCACAAGGATATACCTTTCCTTCGTTTCTGCGGGCCTGGCAATACTCACTAGATACACTGGACTCTCAATCTTTGGAGTTTTCTTGGCATATCTCTGGCTGGTAGATGACTGGAAGTGGGTTAGGAAAAAGGAGTACTGGGTGGGGTTCCTCATTTTGGCAATAACGCTCGCCCCCTGGCTCTACATGGGGCATCTCTACTATGGTGGTGCCCTAAGGCCTTTCAGTGTAGCCTCAAGGGTCGTCACACTCGACAGACCCGTCTCAGTATCGGATTACATGAAAATGCTCCTCCAAGACATTGGATATCTCCTGCCACTGCTGGCACTCGCGGGCTTCTTTAGGATAAAGAAAAATGATGAAGGGTGGCTCTTAGTGAGCTGGCTTTTTATTGGGCTCGCTGGAATACTCACGGTCACCCATAAGGAGACCCGGTTCATAACGTTTCTCTCTCCTGCCATGGGAATGCTTGCGGCGGAAGGCCTGTTCCTCCTGAGAGATGGCATAGATCTGGTGCTAGGAAAGCTTAGGGGCAAAAGCCCTGCTGGATGGAAGCCCTTCACGGTACTTTTCCTTGGGTTGATACTAATTGCCCCCGTGGGACTAAGGGCCAAAGGTCTAAAGGAAGACTGGAACGTGGTTGGAAGATACGACTCTGAGGTTCTCCAATACTCCTCAGAGCACTATCATGCCACCACTCTCCTAGTGTCTCCGTATCTGTACACAATGGCAGGTTTCTACTATCCCAATGCCAGGATTGAAATGATTATGTACAACAACAAAACAAGAGAAAAAATAGCCAATGGTTATTACGACCTGATTATCCACAAGAACCCAAACACATATCTCAACATAATCACCAGTGGGAACTACGTCAAGGTAGAGGACTTCTACGATGGCAAGTTTGAAATCTTCCTCAGGAAAGACCTTCTCGAAAATCAAGAACACTAA